AGGTGGTCGGGCTGGACGTCCGCTACGGCGTGTCGCTGAACGGCAAGTCCGAAACGGTGCTCGGGGTCATCGACGCCCAGCAGTCGAAACTTCGCTTCTTCACCGTCGGCGAGGGCTTGACCGAGGTCACGGCCGGAACGCTGTCGGCCGGTCTGTCGGCGGAATCCGGTTGCCTCTACAAGAGCCCGCTGGACAGCAGCCTGTTCATGTTCGCCCTCGGGGCCGCCGGCGAGATCGAGCAGTGGTCGATCTTCGACAACGGCCAGGGAAGGCTGGACGGACGACTGGTCCGCCGGCTGCACATCGCCTCCGAGGCCAGCTACTGCACCGTCGATGACGTCAGCGGCGCGATCTACATCGCCGAGCAGGCGGTCGGGGTCTGGAAGTTCGACGCCGAACCGGAAGCCGAGACCATCCCCACCCTGATCGACGCGGTGGGCCTTGGCCGGATCACCGAGGAGGCCGGCGGCGTCGCCGTCGTCGATGGCGGCCCGGGCGCCCGCTACCTGATCACCTCCAACGCCTCGGCCAACAGCTTCCACGTCTTCAACCGCGAGGACGGCCACAAATACCTGGGCAGCTTCACGGTGGCGGGCGTCGAGAACGCCGGCGGCCTGGCGGCCGGCAAGGGCCTGTTCCTGGCCATGGACGACGACAACCCGGCCGGCGCCAACTACAAGCTGGCCCGCTTCGGCGATATCGCCGCCGCCCTCAAGCTCAATGCCGGCGCGCCGGCCGATCCGCTGGCCGCCCTGCCCGCGCCGCTGCCCATCGTCCGGCCCATCGCCGAGACCCAGCCGGTCGGCCAGGGCGGCGACGCGGCCGATGACCCGGCCATCTGGGTGAACCGGGCCGATCCGGCCAGGAGCCTGATCATCGGCACCGACAAGCAGGCGGGCCTCGGGGTCTATGACCTGACCGGCAAGCGGCTGTCCTTCGCCGCCGACGGCAAGATGAACAACGTCGACCTGCGCGACGGCTTCAAGCTGGCCGGCCAGCCGGTCACCCTGGTCACGGCCAGCGACCGCACAAAGAACGCCATCGCCATCTATGCGCTGGACGGGGCCAGCGGGACCCTGCGCAACGTCTCTGACGGGGTGCAGGGCACGGGCCTGGGCGACCCCTATGGCCTGTGCATGTACCAGGGCAAGGGCGGCAGGACCTACGTCTTCATCAACGACACCGACGGCAAGATGCGCCAGTGGCGGCTGGATCCGACGACCACCGGAACGGTCAAGGCGGTTCTGGTCCGTGAGTTCGCCTTCGCCACACAGACCGAAGGCTGCGTCGCCGACGACGAGACCGGCTGGCTCTATGTGGCCGAGGAAGATGTCGCCCTGTGGCGGCTTAACGCCGAACCCAAGGGGGCGGAGAACCGCACCCAGGTGACCAGCGTCGCCTCCAACCCGGCCCTGAAGGACGACCTGGAGGGAGTGAGCCTCTATCTGCAGCCCGGCGGCAAGGGCTACATCGTGCTCTCCAGCCAGGGCAACAACAGCTATGCGATGTTCCGGCGCGAGGGCGACAATGCCTATGTCGGCTCCTTCGCGGTGGTCGCCAACGGCCCGGCCGGCATCGACGGTTCGTCGGAGACAGATGGCCTCGATGTGACCAGCCGGCCGATGGGGCCGCTGTTCCCGAACGGGGCCCTGGTCACCCAGGACGGCCGCAACGTCAGCCCGCCCGAGCCGCAGAACTTCAAGATCATCCCCTGGAAGGGCATCGAAGCGGCGCTGAAACTCTCCGCCCCCTGACCCACAGAAAAAATCTATGCCAAGTCCAATATCTATCGATTGGACTTGGCCTTCCTTTGGGTGTCGCCTGTGGGTTGCAGCGCCGGCCCCGACCGGCGCCAACGTCTGGAGGACACGATGGCCCACGATGGAAGTGACGAAGGCTCGCCGCTGAGCTGCCCGATCAAGGAACCCGCCGCGCTGCGACGCCTGCTCGGCCGCACCAACCGCGACTGGTGGCCCAACCAGCTGTCTCTGGAGATTCTCCGGCAGCACGGCGACAACGGCAATCCCTATGGCGCGGCGTTCGACTATGCCGAAGCGTTCAAGTCGATCGACTACGCCGGCCTCAAGCGCGACCTGACCGCCCTGATGACCGACAGCCAGCCCTGGTGGCCGGCCGACTACGGTCACTACGGCCCGTTCTTCATCCGCATGGCCTGGCACAGCGCCGGCACCTACCGCAGCGGCGACGGCCGGGGCGGCTCCTCGGCCGGCGGCCAGCGGTTCGCGCCGCTGAACAGCTGGCCGGACAACGGCAACCTCGACAAGGCCCGCCGCCTGCTGTGGCCGATCAAGCAGAAGTACGGCGCCAAGCTCAGCTGGGCCGACCTGATGATCCTGGCCGGCAATGTCGCCATCGAGTCGATGGGCGGACCGACCTTCGGCTTCGGCGGCGGCCGCGCCGATATCTTCGAGCCGCAGAAGGACATCTACTGGGGCACCGAGGAAGAATGGGTCGGCGCCACCCGCATCGACCAGGAGAGCGGCCGGGCGCTGGAAAACCCGCTGGCGGCCATCCAGATGGGCCTGATCTACGTCAACCCGGAAGGCCCGGGCGGCAATCCCGACCCCCTGCAGTCGGCACGCGACATCCGCGAGACCTTCAGCCGGATGAGCATGAACGACGAGGAGACCGTCGCCCTGACCGCCGGCGGCCACACCTTCGGCAAGGCGCACGGGGCCGGCGACGCCTCGCTGGTCGGGGTGGAGCCGGAAGGCGCCGACATCGCCTCCCAGGGCCTGGGCTGGACCAGCAAGCATGAGAGCGGCATGGGCGATCACACGATCACCAGCGGCATCGAGGGCGCCTGGACCCCGACCCCGATCCAGTGGACCCACAACTACTTCCACATGCTGCTCGACTACGAGTACGAGCTGGTGCGCAGCCCGGCCGGGGCCAAGCAGTGGCAGCCGATCAACCCGAAGCCCGAGGACCTGGCGCCGGGGGCCCACAGCCCCGATCGCCGCGTGCCGACGATGATGACCACGGCCGACATGGCCTTCAAGATGGACCCCGAGTACCGCAAGATCTCGGAGAAGTTCCGCGACGATCCGGCCTATTTCGCCGACGCCTTCGCCCGCGCCTGGTTCAAGCTGACCCACCGCGACATGGGCCCCAAGGTCCGCTACCTGGGTCCGGAAGTGCCGGCCGAGGATCTGATCTGGCAGGATCCGATCAAGGCCAGGGGTTCCGACATCGAGCCCGCCGACATCGCGGCGCTGAAGGTCGCCATCGCCAACTCCGGCCTGTCGGTCTCGGACCTGGTCAGCACCGCCTGGGCCTCGGCCGCGACCTACCGCGGATCGGACCACCGGGGCGGGGCCAACGGCGCCCGCATCCGCCTGGCGCCGCAGAAGGACTGGGCGGTCAACGACCCGCCCAAACTGGAGGCGGTGCTGGACACGCTTGGCCGGATCAAGGCCGAGTTCGACAAGGGCGGCCGGACCGTGTCGATGGCCGACCTGATCGTCCTGGCCGGCGGCGTCGGCGTCGAACAGGCGGCGAAGGCGGCGGGTCACCCGATCGAGGTCCCCTTCCACCCGGGCCGGGCCGACGCGACCGACGAGGAGACCGACGCCCACAGCTTCGAGGTGCTCGAGCCCAAGGCCGACGGCTTCCGCAACTATCTGTCGGTCAAGTTCAGCGTCCCGACCGAGGAACTGCTGATCGACCGGGCCCAGCTTCTGCGCCTCACCGCGCCGGAGATGACGGTGCTGGTCGGCGGCCTGCGGGTGCTGGGCGCCAACCAGGGCGGCAGCAAGCACGGGGTGTTCACCGACCGCGTCGGGGTGCTGACCAACGACTTCTTCGTCAACCTGCTCGACATGGGCGTCGCCTGGAAACAGGTCGATGACTCCGGCGACGAGGAATTCGTCGGAACGGACCGGGCGAGCGGCGAACAGCGGTGGACCGCGACGCGGACTGACCTGGTCTTCGGCGCCAACTCCGAGCTGCGCGCCCTGGCCGAGGTCTATGCCTGCGACGACGCCGCCGAGAAGTTCGTCAGGGACTTCGTCAGCGCCTGGAGCAAGGTGATGAACAACGACCGCTTCGACCTGCCCAAGGGCGTGCGTCGCTAAGTCCCTTTCCGATAGCGCTTGTCTTCCGCCGGGGCAGTCACCTGACTGTCCCGGCGATTTCTTTTTGAGACCCGCCGAAGCATCGCGGGCAAGGGATGGAGACCGGTCATGAAGGCGATTGAGGTTCACGGCGGCGGCGGACTGGACAAGCTGGCTCTGGTCGAGCGGGCCGATCCGGGCGAGCCGGGCAAGGGCGAGATCAAGGTTCGTCTGCGCGCCTCCTCTCTGAATTACCACGACCTGATGGTCGTCAAGGGCATGATCCCCACCCCCGGCGACCGTGTGCCGATGTCCGACGGGGCCGGCGAGGTCGTCGCCGTCGGCGAAGGCGTCACCGACTTCAAGGTCGGCGACCTGGCCGTCTCGACCTTCTTCCCCGACTGGCTCGACGGCGAGCCGCCGGAAACCTCGTTCAATCGCGTGCCTGGCGACGGCATCGACGGCTACGCCCGCGAGCAGGTCATCATGCCGCAAACCGCCTTCACCCAGGCGCCCAGGGGCTGGAGCGCCGCCGAGGCCGCCACCATCACCTGCGCCGGCGTCACCGCCTGGCGCTGCCTGGTCGGCGACGGCCACCTGAAGGCCGGCGAGACGGTGCTGGTCCAGGGCACCGGCGGGGTGTCGATCTACGCCCTGCAGATCGCCAAGGCCTTCGGCTGCGAGGTCATCGCCACCTCCTCGTCGGACGAGAAGCTGGAGCGGCTCAAGGCGCTCGGGGCCGACCACCTGATCAACTACAAGACCACCCCGGGCTGGGGCGGCAAGGCCCGCGAGATCACCAATGGCCGCGGCGTCGACCACGTGGTCGAGATCGGCGGCTCGGGCACCATGCCCCAGTCGATCACCGCGGCCCGCATCGGCGGCCACATCGGCCTGATCGGCGTGCTGGCCGGCTACTCCGGCGAGATTCCGACCGTGGCCATCATGGGCAAGTCGATCAAGCTGATCGGCCTGACCGTCGGCAGCCGCCGCCACCAGCAGGACATGGTCCGCGCCATCGACGTGACCGGCTTCAAGCCGGTGCTCGACAAGCACTTCCCGCTGGAGCAACTGGGCGCCGCCTTCGCGCACCAGGAAAGCGGCACGCACTTCGGCAAGATCATCGTCGATATCTAGGTGTTGGCGTGGAGCGCCTTCAGGTGCTCCACCTCTTCAGCTGAGCCGATCATCACCGACACCCGCTGGTGCAGGCCGGTGACGGGGGTGTCGAGGATGTCGGTCATGCCGTCGAAGGCCTGGCCGCCGGCCTGATCGACGATCAGAGCCATCGGATTGGCCTCGTACATCAGGCGCAGGCGACCGGCGCGGTCGGGCTCCCGCTTGTCCCAGGGATAGAGGAAGACGCCGCCCCGGGTCAGGATGCGGTGCAGGTCGGCAACCATCGAGCCGACCCAGCGCATGTTGAAGTTCCGGCCACGCGGGCCGTCCTTGCCGGCCAGGACCTCATCGACATAGGTCTGCACGGGCGCGGCCCAGTGGCGGTAGTTCGAGGCGTTGATAGCGTACTCGCTGGTCCGGGCCGGCAGGGTCATGCGCTCGGCGGAGCGGTTCCAGATGTTGGTTTCGGGATCGAGGGTGAAGCCCGCGACGCCCTCCCCCGTGGTCAGCACCATGGTCACCTGCGGACCGTAGACGACATAGCCGGCGGCGGCCTGGCTTCTGCCCCGCTGCATCAGGTCGGCGGCGACCGCCGGGCGGTCCGGAATGGCGCCGAGCGCCGGCAGGATCGAGAAGATGGTGCCGACCGAGACGTTGACTTCGATGTTGCTGGAGCCATCCAGCGGATCGAACAGCAGGTAGTAGCCCCCTTCGGCGGTCAGGTCGCGGACCGGGATGATGTCATCCTGTTCCTCCGAGGCCATGGCGACCAGGGCGGGGCTGCGGGCGGCGACGCGAACCAGGATGTCGTCGGCCAACACATCGAGCCCCTTCTGCACTTCGCCCTGCACGTTCACCGAGACGGCGGCGCTGTGGTCGGCCCCGCCGCGGCGGACGACGGCGGCGATCTCCACGCAGGCGTCGGCGACGGCGAGGATCAGCTCGGCCAGGGCCGGGTGAGCGGTGGCGAGGTGGTCGGACAGGGTCAAGGCAGGCTCCAGGTGGCGGCGCCGCGCCCCTTAGCAAGGTTCGGCCGGCGCGCGAAGCGGCGCTATCGAAGCGGCGACCTACTATAGCAGACGGCGCGAAGGCCGGTTCCGTCGAAAAGCTTGCCGGCGTTGGCTTTGCGCGTGCCTGGAACGCTGTGAATGTGGGGCGCGGCGTAGGGGCGGCGTAGGTCGAAGGGCGGGGTTTGTAGGCTGGATCGTGACCGGTCCGGCCTACGGCCGCGGGACGGCGGCCTTCGGAGGTCCGAAAGGCGCGATAATTTCACCCGGTGTTTATTCGCCCCTTATCCCGGCGAGGCTGGCTCCCCCGCGCTACAGGATGAAGCCGCTGCCGCCGGTGACCTGGCCGGTGAAGGTCAGGGCGAAGTCGGAGACGCCGTCGCCGTTGTTGTCGAGGGTGAGCGTGGTGACCTTTGTGACGCTGCTGTAGGTCAGCACCGCCTGGCCGGCCACGCCGGTGAAGGCCGCCGCCCAGGTGAAGGCCTGGTTGCCGCCAAGGCCCGTGTTGGCGTCGATGGCCGACAAGTCGACGGTGTCCAGGGCGCCGTTGAAGTCGGTGATCCGGTCCGCACCCCCCGGTGCGGAGTCCGTGATCGTACTGAACACGAACCGGTCCGAACCCGAACCGCCGGTCATGGTGTCGAGCCCGATCCCACCGATCAGGACATCGTCACCGTCCCCACCGAGCATGCGGTCATCCCCCGCGTCGCCCCAAAGACTGTCATTGCCGGCGTCGCCGCTGACCGTGTCGGCGTCGTCGCCGCCGTGGATCTGATCGACTCCGTCGCCCCCATAAAGGCTGTCGAGACCGGCTCCGCCCCAGAGGGTGTCGTCGCCGGCCTGGCCGAGGAGGGTATCGGCGCCGGCATCGCCCCAGGCCTGGTCGGCGTCGTCGCCGCCGTAGATCCTGTCGGTCCCGTCGCCCCCATAGAGCCTGTCGGCCCCGGCATCGCCGGACAGCTGGTCGTCGCCGGCGTCGCCCTTGAGGAGGTCGATGCCGAGGCCGCCATTGAGGATGTCGGCGCCGTCGCCGCCGGCCAGGTCGTCGTCGCCGTCTGCCCCGGTCAGCTTGTCGTCGCCGGCGTCGCCGCGCAGGAAGTCATTGCCGATGCCGCCGTTGAGAACGTCGTTGTCGTCGCCGCCGTAGATCTTGTCGTCGCCGCCATCGCCGTTGAGCGTGTCGCCCCCGGCGTCGCCGAGGATCTGGTCGTTGTCGTCGCCGCCGTAGGCGCGGTCGGCGCCGAGGTTGCCGTAGATCTTGTCGGCGCCCGCGCCGCCGGTCAGGGTGTCGTCGCCGTCGAACCCGGTCAGGGTGTCGTCGCCGGCGTCGCCGTACAAAAAGTCGCCATCGATGCCGCCGTTGAGACGGTCGGCACCGGCGCCACCATAGAGACGGTCGGCGCCCGCCTCGCCGTTGAGGGTGTCGTCGTCGTCGTCGCCGCGTAGGGTGTCGTTGCCGGCCCCGGCGGTGAGGATGTCCTTGCCCGCGCCGCCGGCCAGGCTATCGTCGCCGTCGCCGCCGTTCAGCCTGTCGTCCCCGGCATCGCCGCTGAGGTTGTCGTCGCCGGCCTCGCCGTAGAGGCTGTCGGCGTCGTCGCCGCCGACCAGGCGATCATTGCCGTCGCCGCCGTAGAGGCGGTCGATGCCGGCCTCGCCGTTCAGCTGGTCGTTGCCGCCCATGCCCTTGAGCAGATCGTCGCCGGCCCGGCCGAGCAGGGTGTCGCCGCCGACATTGCCGGTCAGGTTGTCAGCGCCGGCCGTTCCGTAGAGGGTCAT
The nucleotide sequence above comes from Caulobacter sp. NIBR1757. Encoded proteins:
- a CDS encoding phytase, giving the protein MTRKNRALTALRLTLVAGAASVALGAQAQTALPAVAPIAETAPTARNDANTGVLVFDAAGGMRIAGSGGLGGVELYGADGARLASVPAGEVVGLDVRYGVSLNGKSETVLGVIDAQQSKLRFFTVGEGLTEVTAGTLSAGLSAESGCLYKSPLDSSLFMFALGAAGEIEQWSIFDNGQGRLDGRLVRRLHIASEASYCTVDDVSGAIYIAEQAVGVWKFDAEPEAETIPTLIDAVGLGRITEEAGGVAVVDGGPGARYLITSNASANSFHVFNREDGHKYLGSFTVAGVENAGGLAAGKGLFLAMDDDNPAGANYKLARFGDIAAALKLNAGAPADPLAALPAPLPIVRPIAETQPVGQGGDAADDPAIWVNRADPARSLIIGTDKQAGLGVYDLTGKRLSFAADGKMNNVDLRDGFKLAGQPVTLVTASDRTKNAIAIYALDGASGTLRNVSDGVQGTGLGDPYGLCMYQGKGGRTYVFINDTDGKMRQWRLDPTTTGTVKAVLVREFAFATQTEGCVADDETGWLYVAEEDVALWRLNAEPKGAENRTQVTSVASNPALKDDLEGVSLYLQPGGKGYIVLSSQGNNSYAMFRREGDNAYVGSFAVVANGPAGIDGSSETDGLDVTSRPMGPLFPNGALVTQDGRNVSPPEPQNFKIIPWKGIEAALKLSAP
- the katG gene encoding catalase/peroxidase HPI — translated: MAHDGSDEGSPLSCPIKEPAALRRLLGRTNRDWWPNQLSLEILRQHGDNGNPYGAAFDYAEAFKSIDYAGLKRDLTALMTDSQPWWPADYGHYGPFFIRMAWHSAGTYRSGDGRGGSSAGGQRFAPLNSWPDNGNLDKARRLLWPIKQKYGAKLSWADLMILAGNVAIESMGGPTFGFGGGRADIFEPQKDIYWGTEEEWVGATRIDQESGRALENPLAAIQMGLIYVNPEGPGGNPDPLQSARDIRETFSRMSMNDEETVALTAGGHTFGKAHGAGDASLVGVEPEGADIASQGLGWTSKHESGMGDHTITSGIEGAWTPTPIQWTHNYFHMLLDYEYELVRSPAGAKQWQPINPKPEDLAPGAHSPDRRVPTMMTTADMAFKMDPEYRKISEKFRDDPAYFADAFARAWFKLTHRDMGPKVRYLGPEVPAEDLIWQDPIKARGSDIEPADIAALKVAIANSGLSVSDLVSTAWASAATYRGSDHRGGANGARIRLAPQKDWAVNDPPKLEAVLDTLGRIKAEFDKGGRTVSMADLIVLAGGVGVEQAAKAAGHPIEVPFHPGRADATDEETDAHSFEVLEPKADGFRNYLSVKFSVPTEELLIDRAQLLRLTAPEMTVLVGGLRVLGANQGGSKHGVFTDRVGVLTNDFFVNLLDMGVAWKQVDDSGDEEFVGTDRASGEQRWTATRTDLVFGANSELRALAEVYACDDAAEKFVRDFVSAWSKVMNNDRFDLPKGVRR
- a CDS encoding NAD(P)-dependent alcohol dehydrogenase, producing the protein MKAIEVHGGGGLDKLALVERADPGEPGKGEIKVRLRASSLNYHDLMVVKGMIPTPGDRVPMSDGAGEVVAVGEGVTDFKVGDLAVSTFFPDWLDGEPPETSFNRVPGDGIDGYAREQVIMPQTAFTQAPRGWSAAEAATITCAGVTAWRCLVGDGHLKAGETVLVQGTGGVSIYALQIAKAFGCEVIATSSSDEKLERLKALGADHLINYKTTPGWGGKAREITNGRGVDHVVEIGGSGTMPQSITAARIGGHIGLIGVLAGYSGEIPTVAIMGKSIKLIGLTVGSRRHQQDMVRAIDVTGFKPVLDKHFPLEQLGAAFAHQESGTHFGKIIVDI
- a CDS encoding class 1 fructose-bisphosphatase; the protein is MTLSDHLATAHPALAELILAVADACVEIAAVVRRGGADHSAAVSVNVQGEVQKGLDVLADDILVRVAARSPALVAMASEEQDDIIPVRDLTAEGGYYLLFDPLDGSSNIEVNVSVGTIFSILPALGAIPDRPAVAADLMQRGRSQAAAGYVVYGPQVTMVLTTGEGVAGFTLDPETNIWNRSAERMTLPARTSEYAINASNYRHWAAPVQTYVDEVLAGKDGPRGRNFNMRWVGSMVADLHRILTRGGVFLYPWDKREPDRAGRLRLMYEANPMALIVDQAGGQAFDGMTDILDTPVTGLHQRVSVMIGSAEEVEHLKALHANT